The proteins below come from a single Xenopus tropicalis strain Nigerian chromosome 9, UCB_Xtro_10.0, whole genome shotgun sequence genomic window:
- the cxcr2 gene encoding C-X-C chemokine receptor type 2, whose product MGCSLVLGTEPGASQQEQEQQRQVANQEMNMSYKVDGSIFDDFEFNYSDTTEFPTVLSSPCKSTWVINKYFVVVVYALVFFLNVVGNSLVVLVIYYNKLKRSSTDVYLLHLAIADLLFATTLPFWAAYKASQWVFGVFMCKAVSVLQEVNFYSGILLLACISIDRYLAIVHATEAVTQKRHWVKFICLGIWIFSLAISLPTLLFRTVFKSPRGVDVCHDSIGNENTEDWMIILRIGRHLVGFFIPLLIMLFCYGFTIKTLYQTKSSQKHRAMKVILAVVLAFLICWLPYNLTVIVDSLMRTRFINETCKMREHLDAAISVTEIFGYVHSCINPILYAFIGQKFRNSFLRILASKGIISKSFLARYASGSSYGSTSGNTSTTL is encoded by the exons ATGGGCTGCTCGTTAGTGTTGGGCACAGAGCCGGGAGCATCACAACAGGAACAAGAGCAGCAACGGCAG GTTGCAAACCAAGAAATGAACATGTCCTACAAAGTTGATGGATCTATCTTTGACGACTTCGAGTTTAACTACAGCGACACAACAGAATTTCCGACAGTTTTATCCTCCCCATGTAAAAGCACATGGGTTATCAACAAATACTTTGTGGTAGTAGTGTACGCCCTTGTTTTCTTCCTCAATGTGGTGGGCAACAGCCTTGTGGTCCTGGTCATCTACTACAACAAGCTGAAGAGATCGTCTACTGATGTCTACCTTCTCCACTTGGCCATCGCCGACCTCCTGTTTGCCACCACCTTGCCCTTTTGGGCAGCGTATAAGGCCAGCCAGTGGGTGTTTGGGGTGTTTATGTGTAAAGCCGTGTCGGTGTTGCAGGAAGTCAACTTCTACAGCGGGATCCTTCTCCTGGCCTGCATTAGCATTGACCGATACCTGGCCATTGTCCATGCCACTGAGGCCGTTACGCAGAAGCGGCACTGGGTCAAGTTCATCTGTCTGGGCATTTGGATTTTTTCCCTTGCCATATCGCTTCCGACTCTGTTGTTCCGTACCGTGTTCAAGAGTCCTCGAGGGGTAGATGTCTGCCATGACAGCATCGGGAATGAAAATACAGAAGACTGGATGATCATCTTGAGGATAGGGAGGCATTTGGTTGGGTTCTTCATACCATTGCTGATCATGCTCTTCTGCTATGGATTTACCATCAAAACCCTCTACCAGACCAAGAGCAGCCAGAAGCACAGAGCAATGAAGGTCATCTTGGCCGTGGTTCTGGCCTTCCTGATCTGCTGGTTGCCCTACAACCTCACCGTTATCGTAGATTCCCTGATGAGGACGCGCTTTATCAACGAGACCTGCAAGATGCGGGAACATTTAGACGCTGCCATCTCGGTGACGGAAATTTTTGGCTACGTGCACAGCTGCATCAACCCCATTCTTTACGCCTTCATCGGGCAAAAGTTCCGGAACAGTTTCCTGAGAATCTTGGCCAGCAAGGGCATCATTAGCAAATCTTTTCTGGCCCGTTATGCCAGTGGGTCCTCCTATGGCTCCACCTCTGGGAACACGTCCACCACCCTCTAA